The following proteins are encoded in a genomic region of Polyodon spathula isolate WHYD16114869_AA chromosome 38, ASM1765450v1, whole genome shotgun sequence:
- the LOC121304595 gene encoding tetraspanin-1-like, which produces MSELTNLYACFKYLMMFFTGIISVAGGVLLGLGLWIKYGAGSFIQAIGPFSTQFINIGYICIGVGSVLVVVGLVGCCGAWKENRCLLLLLFCIVSVVYIAEVVGAVLIFIYKDIVESVVRNVSRDSLMNAYAGPVATDSVSQAWNFIMLKYHCCGFDNYTDFTGSQFSKSTGLSYPKTCCVNLKDLECDGKNMQTTLIHAKGCFRSMISVIQQQSTIIGSTAAGICVLEVGTMIVSAVLFVRIGQRK; this is translated from the exons ATGTCTGAGCTTACTAACTTGTACGCATGTTTCAAATACTTGATGATGTTCTTCACTGGAATCATTTCC GTTGCTGGCGGTGTGCTGTTAGGACTGGGTCTCTGGATTAAATATGGAGCAGGCTCCTTCATACAAGCTATCGGCCCTTTCTCAACGCAGTTTATCAATATTGGGTACATCTGCATCGGTGTTGGATCTGTGCTTGTAGTCGTTGGTCTGGTTGGGTGTTGTGGAGCCTGGAAAGAGAACCGATGCCTTCTTCTGCTA ctcttttgcatagttTCAGTTGTATACATTGCTGAGGTTGTCGGAGCTGTACTCATCTTCATCTATAAGGATATA GTGGAGTCTGTTGTTCGTAACGTCAGCCGGGACTCCTTAATGAATGCCTACGCTGGTCCTGTCGCAACAGACTCAGTATCGCAGGCGTGGAACTTCATTATGTTAAAG TATCACTGTTGTGGGTTCGATAACTATACAGATTTCACTGGATCCCAGTTCAGTAAATCCACAGGGCTGTCTTACCCTAAGACCTGCTGTGTGAACCTAAAAGATCTGGAATGTGACGGAAAGAATATGCAAACGACTCTCATTCACGCAAAG GGTTGTTTCCGGTCGATGATTTCAGTGATTCAGCAACAAAGCACGATTATTGGTTCGACGGCTGCTGGAATTTGTGTACTAGAG GTGGGGACTATGATTGTGTCTGCGGTCTTGTTTGTAAGAATTGGACAACGCAAATAA